One Acutalibacter muris DNA window includes the following coding sequences:
- a CDS encoding bifunctional 4-hydroxy-3-methylbut-2-enyl diphosphate reductase/30S ribosomal protein S1, producing the protein MRIEVAKSAGFCFGAKRAVDMVQELLHRGEKAATLGALLHNPQLVEELEAKGVKVVDAPRDTPEGHVLVLRSHGVTLEVEREIERLGLRFADATCPFVKKIHHLAGCSSEENRTFILFGDPGHPEVKGAVSHCKGPYFVCRDHSELQNLLKDHAELTNVPIAAAAQTTFHMGEWEKCLETLKKVCTNAAVFDTICNATAKRQKEALDLAGKCDVMIVIGGRDSSNTAKLGDICARQCRTYLIEKASELPTFPAGLSVGITAGASTPASIIKEVLVTMAEVNSTEQNFEEMLEESLKSMNTDEKVHGVVVGISPTEVYVDVGRKQAGFIPAVELSNDPTAKPEDIVKMGDEMELLIMKTNDQEGTIMLSKRRVDAMRGWDIIQTALENNEVLEGKVIEVVKGGVIVLWDGMRVFVPASQATVSRGEDLNALQGQEVRFRVIEVDRKRRRAVGSIRSVLREERKAAQAKFWEQVEEGQEFTGKVKSLTNFGAFVDLGGVDGMIHISELSWNRVKHPSEVVKVGDTVNVYVKGLDRENGKISLGYRRREDNPWVKLEQEFPAGTVCEAKVVGMTDFGAFASVIPGIDGLIHISQIADHRIDKPQDVLKVGDVVKVKITDVDLERHRVSLSIRAVLEDEQAAAAAEEAPADEVVFSTEDESSEE; encoded by the coding sequence ATGAGGATAGAGGTTGCAAAGAGCGCGGGCTTCTGCTTCGGTGCAAAGCGCGCGGTGGATATGGTGCAGGAGCTCCTGCACAGGGGGGAGAAGGCGGCGACCCTGGGGGCGCTGCTGCATAACCCACAGCTGGTGGAGGAGCTTGAGGCAAAGGGCGTGAAGGTAGTGGACGCGCCCAGGGACACGCCCGAGGGCCATGTGCTGGTGCTGCGCTCCCATGGGGTGACCCTGGAGGTGGAGCGGGAGATAGAGCGGCTGGGGCTGCGGTTTGCGGACGCTACCTGTCCCTTTGTTAAAAAAATCCACCACTTAGCCGGGTGTTCCTCGGAAGAAAACAGGACGTTTATTTTGTTCGGCGACCCGGGGCACCCGGAGGTGAAGGGGGCCGTCAGCCACTGTAAGGGCCCATATTTTGTGTGTCGGGACCATAGTGAACTCCAAAATCTGCTAAAGGACCATGCAGAGCTCACAAACGTCCCCATAGCTGCGGCGGCCCAGACCACCTTTCATATGGGCGAGTGGGAAAAATGTTTGGAAACTCTTAAAAAGGTATGTACAAACGCCGCAGTTTTTGATACAATATGTAATGCAACAGCGAAACGGCAGAAAGAGGCGCTGGACCTTGCCGGAAAATGCGACGTGATGATTGTCATCGGCGGCAGGGACAGCTCGAATACGGCCAAGCTTGGCGATATATGCGCCAGGCAGTGTAGAACGTATCTCATTGAGAAGGCGAGCGAACTGCCCACCTTTCCCGCCGGCCTGAGCGTTGGCATAACCGCAGGGGCCTCGACCCCGGCAAGCATAATAAAGGAGGTACTAGTTACCATGGCTGAAGTCAACAGTACGGAACAGAATTTTGAGGAGATGCTTGAGGAGTCACTCAAGAGCATGAATACAGATGAAAAGGTACATGGCGTTGTAGTCGGCATCTCCCCCACCGAGGTCTATGTGGACGTGGGCCGCAAGCAGGCGGGCTTTATCCCCGCAGTGGAACTCTCTAACGATCCCACCGCCAAGCCCGAGGACATCGTGAAGATGGGCGACGAGATGGAGCTGCTCATCATGAAGACCAACGACCAGGAGGGCACCATCATGCTCTCCAAGCGCCGGGTGGACGCCATGAGGGGCTGGGATATAATCCAGACGGCCCTGGAGAACAACGAGGTTTTAGAGGGCAAGGTGATAGAGGTGGTCAAGGGCGGCGTCATCGTTCTGTGGGACGGTATGCGCGTGTTTGTGCCCGCCTCTCAGGCAACCGTCAGCCGGGGCGAGGATCTTAACGCCCTGCAGGGCCAGGAGGTGAGGTTCCGCGTTATCGAGGTGGACCGCAAGCGCCGCCGGGCTGTGGGCTCTATCCGCAGCGTCCTCAGAGAGGAGCGCAAGGCCGCCCAGGCGAAGTTCTGGGAGCAGGTGGAGGAGGGCCAGGAGTTCACCGGCAAGGTGAAGTCCCTGACAAACTTCGGTGCCTTTGTGGACCTGGGTGGAGTGGACGGCATGATCCATATCTCCGAACTCAGCTGGAACCGCGTGAAGCACCCCAGCGAGGTGGTGAAGGTGGGCGATACCGTAAACGTATACGTAAAGGGCCTTGACCGGGAGAACGGCAAGATCTCCCTGGGCTACAGGCGTCGGGAGGACAACCCCTGGGTGAAGCTGGAGCAGGAGTTCCCCGCCGGCACTGTCTGCGAGGCCAAGGTGGTCGGGATGACCGACTTCGGCGCTTTCGCCAGCGTCATACCAGGCATAGACGGCCTTATCCATATTTCCCAGATAGCGGACCACCGCATTGACAAGCCCCAGGATGTGCTGAAGGTGGGCGACGTGGTGAAGGTGAAGATCACCGATGTGGACCTGGAGCGCCACAGGGTGTCCCTCTCCATCCGCGCGGTGCTGGAGGACGAGCAGGCTGCCGCGGCGGCTGAGGAGGCTCCCGCCGACGAGGTAGTGTTCAGCACGGAGGACGAATCTTCGGAGGAGTAA
- the secF gene encoding protein translocase subunit SecF encodes MRRVKKPVFFVVLVLIAALVYTSLFGVYGQNGDFKVTYLKGAQDIRWGIDIRGGVEATFSPAEGITATSSELESAKQIIETRMVAQNITDYELYTDEANNRIIVRFPWKSDETDFDPEKAINELSATAMLTFREGMEYETTEYGEGGQEIHKTPAGTTAETVLLEGADVVRAQPGVQQDQNTGATQYVVQLELSEEGKEKFSEATGRLTGKVISIWMDDVMLSYPTVNEQITDGNAVISGSFTSEEATTLAAQIQAGALPFALETSNFNSLAPTLGSQALNAMLMAGVIAFLVIAVLMIVCFRLPGVVAVISLAGQMGICFAAVSGFFPNMNSFTMTLPGIAGLILSIGIGVDANVITASRVREELNNGKTLDGALKNGFQSSFWAIFDGNITTAIVAIMLMMVFGPSNILSMIFGQSTTGSIFSFGFTLLVGIIANFIMGVFATRLMTLSLASFKPFRKSWLFGGPKEGQEPKRDKRFSFFGNRRAYYTISAVVLVAGLIASLVMGPKLDIQFAGGAMIRYNVEGEGYNSESIASTISDKMGLDSSVSVNKDITTGQDSVTVSFAGNKSLTPDQQAQVAEALSEAYDQATFTLLESNSVDATMGAKFFQKCMVCFVLTAVLLLAYIALRFKKIGGLSAGLTAIVALLHDIIIAFCIFVIFGMAINDIFIAVVLTLLGYSLNSTIVIYDRVRENKRKLGPRAEFVDTMDLSLNQTLGRTVLTSLTTFLALVVVLAVAGVFSISTVVSFSLPMMVGVVAGCFSSQFIAPNLFAAWQVRKADKK; translated from the coding sequence ATGAGACGAGTAAAAAAACCGGTATTCTTTGTGGTCCTTGTCCTGATTGCCGCCTTGGTATACACCTCCCTTTTCGGAGTGTATGGGCAGAACGGCGACTTCAAGGTCACCTATCTTAAAGGGGCCCAGGATATACGCTGGGGCATCGACATACGCGGCGGCGTAGAGGCCACCTTCAGCCCGGCGGAGGGGATAACCGCCACCAGCAGCGAGCTGGAGAGCGCAAAGCAGATAATCGAGACCCGTATGGTGGCACAGAACATCACGGACTATGAGCTTTATACCGACGAGGCCAATAACCGCATAATCGTGCGTTTCCCCTGGAAGTCCGACGAGACGGACTTCGACCCGGAGAAGGCCATAAACGAGCTGTCCGCCACGGCCATGCTCACCTTCCGCGAGGGCATGGAGTATGAGACCACAGAGTATGGCGAGGGGGGGCAGGAGATACACAAGACCCCTGCGGGCACCACCGCCGAGACCGTCCTCCTGGAGGGCGCGGACGTTGTAAGGGCCCAGCCCGGCGTGCAGCAGGACCAGAACACTGGCGCGACCCAGTATGTGGTCCAGCTGGAGCTGAGCGAGGAGGGCAAGGAGAAGTTCTCTGAGGCCACCGGCAGGCTCACGGGCAAGGTCATCTCCATCTGGATGGACGACGTCATGCTCTCCTATCCCACCGTGAACGAGCAGATAACCGACGGCAACGCCGTTATCTCCGGCTCCTTTACCAGCGAGGAGGCCACTACTCTTGCCGCCCAGATCCAGGCGGGCGCGCTGCCCTTCGCTTTGGAGACCTCTAACTTTAACTCCCTGGCCCCTACTCTGGGCAGCCAGGCGCTCAATGCCATGCTGATGGCGGGTGTTATCGCTTTTCTTGTTATAGCGGTGCTGATGATAGTCTGTTTCCGGCTTCCCGGCGTGGTGGCGGTCATCAGCCTTGCGGGGCAGATGGGCATATGCTTTGCGGCGGTATCCGGGTTCTTCCCCAATATGAACTCCTTTACCATGACCCTGCCCGGCATAGCGGGCCTTATCCTCTCCATAGGCATCGGCGTTGACGCAAACGTCATCACCGCAAGCCGCGTGCGCGAGGAGCTCAATAACGGCAAGACTCTGGACGGCGCTTTAAAGAACGGTTTCCAGAGCAGCTTCTGGGCCATTTTTGACGGTAATATCACCACGGCCATTGTGGCCATCATGCTGATGATGGTCTTTGGGCCCAGCAACATCCTCTCTATGATATTTGGCCAGTCCACCACCGGCTCCATCTTCTCCTTCGGCTTCACCCTGCTAGTGGGCATTATTGCCAACTTCATTATGGGCGTGTTCGCTACCCGCCTGATGACCCTGTCCCTGGCGTCCTTCAAGCCCTTTAGAAAGAGCTGGCTGTTTGGCGGGCCAAAGGAGGGCCAGGAGCCAAAACGGGATAAGCGCTTCAGCTTCTTTGGCAATCGCAGGGCCTACTACACTATCTCCGCCGTGGTCCTTGTGGCGGGGCTTATCGCCAGCCTTGTGATGGGGCCGAAGCTGGATATCCAGTTTGCAGGCGGCGCTATGATTCGCTACAATGTCGAGGGCGAGGGCTATAACAGCGAGTCTATTGCAAGCACCATCTCCGACAAGATGGGCTTGGACAGCTCAGTGTCCGTCAATAAGGACATCACCACCGGCCAGGACAGCGTGACAGTCTCCTTTGCCGGGAACAAGAGCCTGACCCCTGACCAGCAGGCCCAGGTGGCGGAGGCGCTCAGCGAGGCTTATGACCAGGCCACCTTCACTCTGCTGGAGTCTAACTCCGTTGACGCCACCATGGGCGCCAAGTTCTTCCAGAAGTGCATGGTCTGCTTTGTGCTGACGGCCGTGCTGCTGCTGGCATATATCGCACTTCGCTTCAAGAAGATCGGCGGTCTGTCGGCGGGCCTGACGGCCATAGTGGCGCTGCTGCACGACATTATCATTGCCTTCTGCATTTTCGTGATATTTGGTATGGCCATCAACGATATCTTTATCGCCGTGGTGCTGACCCTCTTGGGCTACTCGCTGAACAGCACCATAGTCATCTACGACCGGGTGCGTGAGAATAAGCGTAAGCTTGGCCCCCGGGCCGAGTTTGTGGACACCATGGACCTGAGCCTGAACCAGACTT